The Candidatus Acidiferrales bacterium genomic sequence CGATCGCAGTCATCGTTCTACGCGCTCCCTCGAATCGCCTCGCTGATCTTCAGCCTCTCGTCCTTGAGCTGCTTGCATGCATTCCCAGTGCCAAGCGAGGTGCTGTTACGTACGTGGGGGTCTAACCCCGCGCTGAACCGGACGCCCAAACAGCGGCGCTGCGCTTGCTGTTTGGGCGCGGGTGAGCGCCGGCCGTTAGAGGTCGCGGTCCCAAGCCCTCCAGTAGCCATACTTTTATATGGCTATTTGGCTGGTTTCTTGATACCATGGCTGCATGGCCGAAGCCCGCTTCGATTGGGACCCGGGCAAGGACCGGGAAAACCAGTCGAAACACGGGGTTTCCTTCGCCGTAGCGCAATTCGCTTTTGCCGATCCCCGGCGCGTGATCGCTGAGGATCTGTCGCACAGCTCGAGCGAGAAGCGGTATTACTGCTTCGGCGAGGTTGGGGACGGCGTCCTCACCGTTCGCTTCACCTACCGTGAGGGTGTCATTCGAATCTTTGGCGCCGGTTATTGGCGAAGAGGCAAGCAAATCTATGAGAGAGAAAATCAGATACACCGATGAACCGCTGGGCGAACTGAAAGTCGTTCCTGACTTTCTTCCGTCTCCCGAAGAGCTCGCTTTCCGCGAGGAAGGCGTAAAAGTGACGATTGCGCTCTCGAAGAGCAGCATCGAATTCTTCAAACGGGAGGCTGCAAAGCACGGCACACAGTACCAGCGAATGATCCGCCGGTTACTGGACAGCTATGCGCGTCATCATTCGCGACCTCTAACCACCCGCTCAACCCGGGCGCGCGGAAAATCCTCGCGCGCCGGTTAGCGGGACACGTTCTGCGGACAACTGAGATGCGCGAGGAATGGCACCCCGCCGAACCCGAAGATCGACTAGGCGCCGACTTTATCGATGCGTGCCTCGGCGCTATCGTTGCGTTGCCTGCCTACCTGCTCGTCGACCGCGCCCTGCTGAGTAGAACAACTGGTTTCTTGGATAGCACCGTGATGCAGGTTGTTCTCGTCGCCTGGTTCTTGTGGAACATGACATACCTGGTGGGCAGGACAGGGCAGTCGTGGGGTGGAAAGCTCGCCGGTCTGAAGGTGGTCAACGCGGACGGCGAACCCATTGGGTTTTGGAGGGCTCTAGGACGCAACCTGTTCGCCATCTGCATCTCGTGGCCGTTGGTCCTTCTGGGGTTCTTGTGGGTAATCTGGGATCCGCAGAAACAGGCGTGGCACGACAAGATATTCCGCACCTTCGTCGTTCGGAGAGTCGTGCTGTGACCAGTTGGAGCGGACGGCGCCGGCAAGTCGGCGCGCCGCGGCTCAACTGGGTGTTGGGCGGAGTGGCAGTAACATAGTGAGCTTCGATTAGAACTTCTCTCGGCGTTCACAGAGCCAAGGCGTGGAAGCCCTACTTTTCTCCACTGTTGTGGTCACACTGGCCGAGATGGGCGACAAAACTCAGCTTCTGTCGTTTGTCCTCGCGGTAAAGCTCAGACGCAAGGTGCCCATCGTTCTCGGCATACTTATCGCTACGCTCGCCAATCATTTTCTGGCCGGCTACGTGGGAGCCCTG encodes the following:
- a CDS encoding BrnT family toxin; the encoded protein is MAEARFDWDPGKDRENQSKHGVSFAVAQFAFADPRRVIAEDLSHSSSEKRYYCFGEVGDGVLTVRFTYREGVIRIFGAGYWRRGKQIYERENQIHR
- a CDS encoding RDD family protein; translation: MREEWHPAEPEDRLGADFIDACLGAIVALPAYLLVDRALLSRTTGFLDSTVMQVVLVAWFLWNMTYLVGRTGQSWGGKLAGLKVVNADGEPIGFWRALGRNLFAICISWPLVLLGFLWVIWDPQKQAWHDKIFRTFVVRRVVL